One Telluria mixta DNA window includes the following coding sequences:
- a CDS encoding ATP-binding protein, translating into MQSSESKTGTVLAVLRADAGDEAAVAAAARLAARGDAPWHAVLVENAHTRRRGEAARLRTLELLRQAHAQGAVTAVLEGRDAPAVVAGYARRHGCTTAVLAREHRFSWWHGPFGRRLTRAAPELDLVDVAAPSGPIVAGPRVSGNARPRPYLAAVGASLATAIVALPLLPLLDVANVAMLFLLTVVLVAIRLGRGPAILATLVGFCALVAAAPRREYDVSEFKYAVALVVMLAVGWITARLTSDLREQAESAIGREARTRALYEFARALSVALQTEQVFEITRRFLARTFDARAVILLPDDAGRLRWPAAEPGSAERVPVLSVLDMAAAQWAFDHAAPAGAETPTLPSNPWLYLPLLAPMRSRGVLAVRVPDVAALLVPERRELLDAFAALAAIALERVHYVDVAQDAVVRMEGERLRNSLLAALSHDLRTPLTSLVGLSESLTLSRPPLAAAQMELANALRDEARRMSTLVANLLDMARIQSGGVTLNLQWQMVEETIGSALRACRWQLGGRSIDTRIPRGLPLVRFDATLLERVLCNLLENAGKYTPPDAHVTIAARTEEGMLTVAVCDDGPGLPAGREDALFEKFVRGRQESSIAGVGLGLAICRAIVEAHGGGMRAFNRPDAGACFELSLPLGEPPPLPLPEAHPDPEHQHHPIDQHEH; encoded by the coding sequence ATGCAGAGTTCCGAATCGAAGACAGGCACGGTACTGGCCGTGCTGCGCGCGGACGCGGGCGACGAAGCCGCGGTCGCCGCGGCGGCGCGGCTCGCGGCGCGCGGCGACGCGCCGTGGCACGCCGTCCTCGTCGAGAACGCACACACGCGCCGCCGCGGCGAAGCGGCCCGCCTGCGCACGCTCGAACTGCTGCGCCAGGCCCATGCGCAGGGTGCCGTCACGGCCGTGCTGGAAGGGCGCGACGCGCCCGCCGTCGTTGCCGGTTATGCCCGCCGCCACGGCTGCACGACCGCCGTGCTGGCACGCGAGCACCGGTTCTCCTGGTGGCATGGTCCGTTCGGCCGGCGGCTGACGCGGGCGGCGCCGGAACTGGATCTGGTCGACGTCGCTGCGCCGTCGGGGCCCATCGTCGCCGGACCGCGGGTGAGCGGGAATGCCAGGCCGCGTCCCTACCTGGCCGCCGTCGGCGCGAGCCTGGCCACCGCCATCGTCGCGCTGCCGCTGCTGCCGCTGCTGGACGTGGCCAACGTCGCGATGCTGTTCCTGCTGACGGTGGTGCTCGTCGCGATCCGCCTCGGGCGCGGCCCCGCGATCCTCGCGACGCTGGTCGGCTTCTGCGCGCTCGTCGCCGCCGCGCCGCGCCGCGAGTACGACGTCAGCGAATTCAAGTACGCGGTCGCGCTGGTCGTGATGCTGGCCGTCGGCTGGATCACGGCGCGGCTGACGTCCGACCTGCGCGAGCAGGCGGAAAGCGCGATCGGCCGGGAAGCCCGCACCCGCGCGCTGTACGAGTTCGCGCGGGCGCTGTCCGTCGCGCTGCAGACGGAACAGGTGTTCGAAATCACGCGCCGCTTCCTCGCGCGTACCTTCGACGCGCGCGCCGTGATCCTGCTGCCGGACGATGCGGGCCGGTTGCGCTGGCCGGCGGCGGAGCCTGGCAGCGCCGAACGCGTCCCGGTGCTGAGCGTGCTGGACATGGCGGCAGCGCAGTGGGCATTCGACCATGCGGCACCGGCCGGCGCGGAGACGCCCACGCTGCCCAGCAATCCGTGGCTGTACCTGCCGCTGCTGGCGCCGATGCGCTCGCGCGGCGTGCTCGCGGTGCGCGTGCCGGACGTCGCGGCGCTGCTCGTGCCGGAACGGCGCGAACTGCTGGACGCCTTCGCGGCGCTGGCCGCCATCGCGCTGGAGCGGGTGCACTACGTCGATGTGGCCCAGGACGCCGTCGTGCGCATGGAGGGCGAGCGCCTGCGCAATTCGCTGCTGGCCGCGCTGTCGCACGATTTGCGTACGCCGCTCACCAGCCTCGTCGGCCTGTCCGAATCGCTGACGTTATCGCGCCCGCCGCTGGCCGCCGCGCAGATGGAACTGGCGAACGCGCTGCGCGACGAAGCGCGGCGCATGAGCACCCTCGTCGCCAACCTGCTCGACATGGCCCGCATCCAGAGCGGCGGCGTGACACTCAATTTGCAGTGGCAGATGGTCGAGGAGACGATCGGCAGCGCGTTGCGCGCCTGCCGCTGGCAGTTGGGCGGACGATCCATCGACACGCGCATCCCACGCGGCCTGCCGCTCGTGCGCTTCGATGCGACCCTGCTCGAGCGCGTGCTGTGCAATCTGCTGGAAAATGCGGGCAAGTACACGCCGCCGGATGCGCATGTGACGATCGCGGCGCGCACGGAAGAGGGCATGCTGACCGTCGCCGTGTGCGACGACGGCCCGGGCCTGCCGGCCGGGCGCGAGGATGCGCTGTTCGAGAAATTCGTGCGCGGCCGGCAGGAATCGTCCATCGCCGGCGTCGGCCTGGGCCTGGCCATCTGCCGCGCCATCGTCGAAGCCCACGGCGGCGGCATGCGCGCCTTCAACCGTCCGGACGCCGGCGCCTGCTTCGAACTGAGCCTGCCGCTGGGCGAGCCACCGCCGTTGCCGCTGCCGGAAGCTCACCCGGACCCCGAACATCAACACCACCCGATCGACCAGCATGAGCATTGA
- the kdpE gene encoding two-component system response regulator KdpE: MSIESAAPVALIVEDEPQIRRFVRMALEGEGWQVHQSETLKRGVIDAGTRTPDLIILDLGLPDGDGLRLIRDVRTWSPVPIIVLSARFDEADKITALDAGADDYLTKPFGIGELLARVRAALRRQHKAGGDASARIAFGTVEVDLNKRTVQRDGQPVHLTPTEYKLLSVLIANLGRVVTAPQLLREVWGPSNADNGHYVRIYMGHLRQKLEDDPAQPRHLLTETAVGYRLQP, encoded by the coding sequence ATGAGCATTGAGTCCGCCGCACCCGTCGCCCTCATCGTCGAGGACGAACCGCAGATCCGCAGGTTCGTCCGCATGGCCCTCGAAGGCGAGGGCTGGCAGGTGCACCAGTCCGAGACCCTGAAGCGCGGCGTGATCGACGCCGGCACCCGCACGCCCGACCTCATCATCCTCGACCTGGGCCTGCCCGACGGCGACGGCCTGCGGCTGATCCGCGACGTGCGGACCTGGAGCCCCGTGCCGATCATCGTGCTGTCCGCGCGCTTCGACGAGGCGGACAAGATCACGGCGCTGGACGCCGGCGCGGACGACTACCTGACGAAGCCCTTCGGCATCGGCGAACTGCTCGCGCGCGTGCGCGCCGCGTTGCGCCGCCAGCACAAGGCGGGCGGAGACGCCTCCGCGCGCATCGCGTTCGGCACGGTGGAAGTGGACTTGAACAAGCGCACGGTCCAGCGCGACGGCCAGCCCGTGCACCTGACGCCGACCGAGTACAAGTTATTGTCCGTGCTGATCGCGAACCTGGGCCGCGTCGTCACGGCGCCTCAACTCCTGCGCGAGGTATGGGGCCCGTCGAACGCGGACAACGGGCATTACGTGCGCATCTACATGGGGCACCTGCGCCAGAAGCTGGAAGACGATCCCGCGCAGCCGCGGCACCTGCTTACGGAGACGGCGGTCGGGTATCGCCTGCAGCCCTGA
- a CDS encoding cupin-like domain-containing protein, with the protein MRDAIRDASRKLPPLTTIPRFKTLDRAAFRAQAERGLPFMITGLVGRWPLCAFTPDQLRERFGDVPVRARVGDYIGTAFAPDRAMQDMAMRAYLDLAASWTDGLPPYVGNLEINELNAMCHWPGYFGKMGPPRFWLGPAGTVTPLHCDYDDNIFAQIWGTKRIFLVPPHHDEFLYVREANPVLFGSPFDPERPDFDAYPLARGAAPVECIVEPGDMLYVPAGWYHQVRALTFALSVNRWARAMPLALKDDPALRAAGDTRPPSP; encoded by the coding sequence ATGCGCGACGCCATCCGTGACGCGTCACGCAAACTCCCGCCGCTGACCACCATCCCGCGATTCAAAACCCTCGATCGCGCCGCCTTTCGCGCGCAGGCGGAGCGCGGCCTGCCGTTCATGATCACGGGCCTCGTCGGCCGCTGGCCGCTGTGCGCGTTCACGCCGGACCAGTTGCGCGAGCGCTTCGGCGACGTCCCCGTGCGCGCCCGCGTTGGCGACTACATCGGTACGGCCTTCGCGCCCGACCGCGCCATGCAGGACATGGCGATGCGCGCGTACCTGGATCTCGCCGCGTCCTGGACCGACGGCTTGCCGCCGTATGTCGGCAACCTGGAAATCAACGAATTGAATGCGATGTGCCACTGGCCGGGCTATTTCGGCAAGATGGGCCCGCCCCGCTTCTGGCTCGGCCCCGCCGGCACGGTGACGCCGCTGCATTGCGACTACGACGACAATATCTTCGCGCAGATCTGGGGCACGAAGCGGATCTTCCTCGTCCCGCCCCACCACGACGAATTCCTGTACGTGCGCGAAGCGAATCCGGTGCTGTTCGGATCCCCGTTCGATCCGGAGCGGCCCGATTTCGATGCGTACCCGCTCGCGCGCGGTGCGGCGCCGGTCGAATGCATCGTCGAACCCGGCGACATGCTGTACGTGCCCGCCGGCTGGTATCACCAGGTGCGGGCGTTGACGTTCGCACTGTCCGTCAACCGCTGGGCCAGGGCGATGCCGCTCGCGCTGAAGGACGATCCGGCGCTCAGGGCTGCAGGCGATACCCGACCGCCGTCTCCGTAA
- a CDS encoding DoxX family protein produces METKMDDGGKLVLRVVLAVLILFHGVSKLIGGVGFISGMLVKAGLPGALGYLVYIGEVIAPLLILFGVFTRAAALVVVVNMIVALLLVHTRQFFTLNDQGGWALELQGMYLGAAVAVALLGAGRYSVGGQRGRFN; encoded by the coding sequence ATGGAAACCAAGATGGACGATGGCGGCAAGCTGGTCCTGCGTGTCGTGCTGGCCGTGTTGATCCTGTTTCATGGCGTGTCGAAGCTGATCGGCGGCGTCGGCTTCATCAGCGGCATGCTCGTGAAGGCCGGTCTGCCGGGCGCGCTGGGCTACCTGGTGTACATCGGCGAAGTGATCGCGCCGCTGTTGATCCTGTTCGGCGTGTTCACCCGGGCCGCGGCGCTGGTCGTCGTCGTGAACATGATCGTGGCGCTGTTGCTGGTCCACACGCGCCAGTTCTTCACCCTGAATGACCAGGGCGGCTGGGCGCTCGAACTGCAGGGGATGTATCTTGGCGCCGCCGTCGCCGTGGCCCTGCTGGGTGCGGGGCGCTACAGCGTCGGCGGCCAGCGCGGCCGCTTCAATTGA
- a CDS encoding MFS transporter produces MTSQTTVRAPAATAAAPARAPSKLGAVIRVTSGNFIEMYDFFLFGFYANQIAAAFFPSTSEYAALMMTFATFGAGFFMRPLGAIFLGSYVDRIGRRKGLVLTLGIMASGTALIAFVPGYATIGLMAPLLVLIGRLLQGFSAGVELGGVSVYLSEMATPGNKGYYVSWQSASQQVAVVFSAALGYGLNHLMPKDVIADWGWRIPFFIGCSIIPVVFYIRRSLQETQAYLAQKSHPTFSQVMRTLTVNWPIVTAGAMLVVMTTVAFYLITVYTPTFGKSVLKLSTEESLLVTLCVGVSNFIWLPVMGALSDRIGRWPVMAVCSALAAVTAYPALSWLIAHPSFGNMVMIELWLSFLYGSYNGATIVALTEIIPMQVRTTGFSLAYSLATALFGGMTPLLCTWLIEATGDKAAPGYWMAGAAAISLFAVFLVYRGIVKERVAVN; encoded by the coding sequence ATGACCAGTCAAACCACCGTCAGGGCACCGGCCGCAACCGCCGCCGCGCCCGCGCGCGCGCCGTCGAAGCTCGGCGCCGTCATCCGCGTGACGAGCGGGAATTTCATCGAGATGTACGATTTCTTCCTGTTCGGCTTTTACGCGAACCAGATCGCGGCCGCGTTTTTCCCGTCGACCAGCGAGTACGCCGCGCTGATGATGACGTTCGCCACATTCGGCGCCGGCTTCTTCATGCGGCCGCTGGGCGCCATCTTCCTGGGCAGCTACGTCGACCGCATCGGCCGCCGTAAGGGCCTCGTGCTCACGCTCGGCATCATGGCGTCCGGGACCGCGCTGATCGCGTTCGTGCCCGGCTATGCCACCATCGGCCTCATGGCGCCGCTGCTCGTGCTGATCGGCCGCCTGCTGCAGGGGTTTTCGGCGGGCGTGGAACTGGGCGGCGTGTCCGTCTACCTCTCCGAAATGGCGACGCCGGGCAACAAGGGCTATTACGTGAGCTGGCAGTCGGCCAGCCAGCAGGTGGCCGTCGTGTTTTCCGCCGCGCTGGGCTATGGTCTCAATCACCTGATGCCGAAGGACGTCATCGCCGACTGGGGTTGGCGCATTCCATTCTTCATCGGTTGCTCGATCATCCCGGTGGTGTTCTACATCCGCCGCTCGCTGCAGGAGACGCAGGCCTATCTCGCGCAGAAGTCGCACCCGACGTTTTCACAGGTGATGCGCACGCTGACCGTGAACTGGCCCATCGTGACGGCGGGCGCCATGCTGGTCGTGATGACGACCGTCGCGTTCTACCTGATCACCGTGTACACGCCCACGTTCGGCAAGAGCGTGCTGAAACTCTCCACCGAGGAGAGCCTGCTGGTGACGCTGTGCGTCGGCGTGTCGAACTTCATCTGGCTGCCCGTGATGGGCGCCCTGTCGGACCGCATCGGCCGCTGGCCCGTAATGGCCGTCTGCTCCGCGCTGGCCGCCGTGACGGCATATCCCGCCCTGTCGTGGCTCATCGCGCATCCCAGCTTCGGCAACATGGTCATGATCGAGCTGTGGCTGTCGTTCCTGTACGGCAGCTACAACGGCGCCACCATCGTCGCGCTCACGGAAATCATCCCGATGCAGGTGCGTACGACCGGGTTCTCGCTGGCCTACAGCCTCGCGACCGCGCTGTTCGGCGGCATGACGCCGCTGCTCTGCACGTGGCTGATCGAAGCCACGGGCGACAAGGCCGCCCCCGGTTACTGGATGGCGGGTGCCGCCGCGATCAGCCTGTTCGCGGTGTTCCTCGTCTACCGCGGCATCGTGAAGGAGCGCGTGGCCGTCAATTGA
- a CDS encoding substrate-binding domain-containing protein, which translates to MHLKTTLAALACALAGAAHATDVHVVSSGGFAQAYKDLSGPYERTSGDKLASEWGPSMGTTKNAIPARLARGEHIDVVIMVGDALDKLMAEGKLEPGSKVVLADSPIACAVRHGVPKPDIGTVDGLRQAFLHASKVAYSDSASGEYIKRELLNKLGIQQQMQGKAAQIPATPVGEIIAHGEADFGCQQRSELKPVQGIDIVGLLPAEVQLKTQFAGAVVRGAPHADAGRALLRFLAAPANAPAIEATGLEPAAAQH; encoded by the coding sequence ATGCACCTCAAGACTACCCTGGCCGCACTCGCCTGCGCCCTCGCCGGCGCGGCCCACGCCACCGACGTCCACGTCGTCAGCTCGGGCGGTTTCGCCCAGGCGTACAAGGACTTGTCCGGCCCATACGAACGCACCAGCGGCGACAAACTGGCATCGGAATGGGGCCCGTCGATGGGCACGACGAAGAACGCGATTCCCGCGCGCCTCGCCCGCGGCGAACATATCGATGTCGTCATCATGGTGGGCGATGCGCTGGACAAGCTGATGGCCGAGGGCAAGCTCGAACCGGGCAGCAAGGTCGTCCTCGCCGACTCCCCGATCGCGTGCGCCGTGCGGCATGGCGTCCCGAAACCGGACATCGGCACCGTCGACGGCCTGCGCCAGGCATTCCTGCACGCGTCGAAGGTGGCCTATTCGGACAGCGCGAGCGGCGAATACATCAAACGCGAGCTGCTGAATAAACTGGGCATCCAGCAGCAGATGCAGGGCAAGGCGGCGCAGATCCCGGCCACGCCGGTGGGCGAGATCATCGCGCATGGCGAGGCGGATTTCGGCTGCCAGCAAAGGAGCGAGCTGAAACCCGTGCAGGGCATCGACATCGTCGGCCTGCTCCCGGCCGAAGTCCAATTGAAGACGCAGTTCGCCGGCGCCGTCGTGCGCGGCGCCCCCCATGCGGACGCCGGCCGCGCCCTGCTCCGCTTCCTCGCGGCGCCCGCGAACGCACCCGCCATCGAGGCGACCGGGCTCGAACCCGCCGCGGCCCAGCACTGA
- a CDS encoding porin has protein sequence MRHSCALIVLLLASGTCLAQTSVNLYGIVDVGLRAVDGLPGSTTAVASGVNQTSRWGIRGQEDLGGGLKAVFRLEGGMNADTGTQAKSDRLFDRQAWAGLDSPYGQLAVGRQANLISDALLPVDPIGKRDASFNPNINVAGLSNTAFGTHAFGRQYGPSGYADNFYRLDNTVKYTATVGPWQARAAYSAGEVAGDAGASSSHGVALAYQRPDWVISGASMQFRSRDGLALDAWSLGAAVRLGSWQLKANAARNDADTGPSKRVAQRVLSAGVSRAIGRDLLVTTAWYSVRREATGFVDDGFDRGFLFVEKTLAPRTTAYVEADYTVWRGDAATKDRHGTGFTLGLMQKF, from the coding sequence GTGCGCCATTCCTGCGCCCTCATCGTATTGCTGCTTGCCAGCGGCACCTGCCTGGCCCAGACCAGCGTGAACCTGTACGGCATCGTCGACGTCGGCCTGCGCGCCGTCGACGGCCTCCCCGGCAGCACGACCGCCGTCGCGAGCGGCGTGAACCAGACCAGCCGCTGGGGCATCCGCGGGCAGGAAGACCTGGGTGGCGGATTGAAAGCCGTGTTCCGGCTCGAAGGCGGCATGAACGCCGACACCGGCACGCAGGCCAAGAGCGACCGCCTGTTCGACCGCCAGGCTTGGGCCGGACTCGACTCCCCATACGGCCAGCTCGCCGTGGGACGCCAGGCCAACCTGATCTCCGACGCCCTGCTCCCCGTCGACCCGATCGGCAAGCGCGATGCGTCGTTCAACCCGAACATCAACGTGGCGGGACTCTCCAACACCGCGTTCGGCACGCACGCGTTCGGGCGCCAGTACGGTCCGAGCGGCTACGCCGACAATTTCTACCGCCTGGACAACACGGTCAAATACACGGCGACCGTGGGCCCGTGGCAGGCGCGCGCCGCGTATTCCGCCGGCGAAGTCGCGGGCGATGCCGGCGCCTCGAGCAGCCACGGTGTCGCGCTGGCCTACCAGCGTCCGGACTGGGTCATCTCCGGCGCGTCGATGCAATTCCGCAGCCGCGACGGCCTGGCGCTCGACGCGTGGAGCCTCGGCGCCGCCGTGCGCCTGGGCAGCTGGCAGCTCAAGGCCAACGCGGCGCGCAACGATGCCGACACGGGGCCCTCGAAGCGCGTCGCCCAGCGGGTGCTGTCCGCGGGCGTCAGCCGTGCGATCGGCCGCGACCTGCTCGTGACGACCGCCTGGTACAGCGTGCGGCGCGAAGCCACCGGCTTCGTGGACGACGGCTTCGACCGCGGCTTCCTGTTCGTCGAAAAGACACTCGCGCCGCGCACCACGGCCTACGTGGAAGCCGACTACACGGTCTGGCGCGGGGACGCCGCCACGAAAGACCGCCACGGCACGGGCTTCACGCTCGGCCTCATGCAGAAATTCTGA
- a CDS encoding LysR family transcriptional regulator — protein sequence MRINYDLHDLQAFVAVAERASFRQAASDLFLSQSALSRRIDKLEESLGVKLFERTTRRVQLTNVGQTFLVNVRTALDGLEDAVLGVADLAAHRTGSVTFACVPSAVWHFLPDVLTLFSERFPRIRVRVHDESAQDVLNLVLAGEADFGINFTGAENPEIVFEPIYVESYVLAMRSDHPLAGRKELGWKETVDERYISVAKSSGNRTVIDAALAGVEKHPVILCEVNHVSGVLALVEAGMGVAAVPGLSVLPGRPDTIVGVPLVNPAIHRTLGLISKRNHTMAPAARTLFDMLRDALVKS from the coding sequence ATGCGCATCAATTACGATCTTCATGACTTGCAGGCGTTCGTGGCCGTGGCGGAACGCGCCAGCTTTCGCCAGGCCGCATCCGATTTGTTCCTGTCCCAATCGGCGCTGAGCCGGCGCATCGACAAGCTCGAGGAAAGCCTCGGCGTGAAGCTGTTCGAGCGGACCACGCGCCGCGTTCAGCTGACCAACGTCGGCCAGACCTTCCTCGTGAACGTGCGCACGGCGCTGGACGGCCTGGAAGATGCCGTGCTCGGCGTCGCCGACCTCGCGGCACACCGCACGGGTTCCGTCACGTTCGCGTGCGTGCCGTCCGCTGTGTGGCACTTCCTGCCGGACGTGCTGACGCTTTTCAGCGAGCGCTTTCCGCGCATCCGCGTGCGCGTGCACGACGAGAGCGCGCAGGACGTGCTGAACCTCGTGCTGGCGGGAGAAGCGGATTTCGGCATCAACTTCACCGGCGCGGAAAACCCGGAGATCGTGTTCGAGCCGATCTACGTGGAGAGCTACGTGCTGGCGATGCGCAGCGACCATCCGCTCGCGGGCCGCAAGGAACTCGGTTGGAAGGAGACCGTGGACGAGCGCTACATCTCGGTCGCGAAGTCGAGCGGCAACCGCACGGTCATCGACGCGGCGCTGGCCGGCGTCGAGAAGCACCCCGTCATCCTGTGCGAGGTGAACCACGTGTCCGGCGTGCTGGCGCTCGTCGAAGCGGGGATGGGCGTGGCCGCGGTGCCGGGCCTCTCGGTGCTGCCCGGGCGGCCCGACACGATCGTCGGCGTGCCGCTCGTGAATCCGGCGATCCACCGCACGCTGGGCCTGATCTCGAAGCGCAACCACACGATGGCACCGGCCGCGCGCACGCTGTTCGACATGCTGAGGGATGCGTTAGTGAAGTCTTGA
- a CDS encoding DMT family transporter produces the protein MNTLFPLLAVSIWTGNTLVTKSAATAINPAAIAFYRWVLAGVLLTPFVARAVWHKRAIVARHWPRLALLGALGMATYQGLAYEAARTTTAINMGVIVATMPLMSALLAAAVTGERPTRATVGGAMLSLAGVVVLAAQGAPARLLHGGLHPGDGLMVVAVASNAVYGVLLKRWALPLSTWEQLYVQIGFGVLVLAPFWWLAPAAPITAHNLPLVLYAGTAASIGAPFCWMNGIKRIGPARASVFMNLLPLLVALGAWGLLGERLHGYHAAGGALVLAGLLWSQRRSRLH, from the coding sequence ATGAACACGCTCTTTCCCTTGCTGGCCGTGTCCATCTGGACCGGCAACACGCTCGTCACCAAGTCCGCGGCCACCGCGATCAATCCGGCGGCCATCGCCTTCTACCGCTGGGTGCTCGCCGGTGTGCTGCTCACGCCGTTCGTCGCCCGCGCGGTCTGGCACAAGCGCGCCATCGTCGCGCGGCACTGGCCCAGGCTGGCGTTGCTGGGCGCCCTCGGCATGGCGACGTACCAGGGACTCGCCTACGAGGCCGCGCGCACGACCACGGCGATCAACATGGGCGTGATCGTCGCCACGATGCCGCTGATGTCCGCGCTTCTGGCCGCGGCCGTCACTGGCGAGCGCCCGACCCGTGCGACCGTCGGCGGCGCCATGCTGTCGCTCGCCGGCGTGGTCGTCCTCGCGGCGCAGGGTGCGCCGGCCCGGCTGCTTCACGGCGGACTGCATCCCGGCGATGGCCTGATGGTGGTCGCGGTGGCCTCGAACGCCGTCTACGGGGTCCTGCTCAAGCGCTGGGCGCTGCCGCTGTCGACGTGGGAGCAGCTCTACGTGCAGATCGGCTTCGGGGTACTGGTCCTCGCACCGTTCTGGTGGCTCGCGCCCGCCGCGCCCATCACGGCGCACAACCTGCCGCTGGTCCTGTATGCGGGCACCGCCGCGTCGATCGGCGCGCCGTTCTGCTGGATGAACGGCATCAAGCGGATCGGTCCCGCGCGCGCCTCGGTCTTCATGAATCTGCTGCCGCTGCTGGTCGCCCTCGGCGCCTGGGGACTGCTGGGCGAACGGCTGCACGGCTACCACGCGGCCGGCGGCGCGCTCGTGCTTGCCGGCCTGCTGTGGAGCCAGCGCCGCTCAAGACTTCACTAA
- a CDS encoding LysR family transcriptional regulator produces MTLQTLDLNLLVDLDALLQAGSVAGAAQRLHVSAPAMSRRLARLRDAFGDPLFVPAGRGLVPTSRALALREAVAAAIDQVRGVLQPPRLDLATVERTFTLRANDGFAGAWAARLAAAMRAEAPGIALQFLPRASRDPDALRSGEVDLDILVVKAPEPGIFTERLFTASFVGVVRRGHPLCAGRRRAKIAAEEFVAWQHIATSPGRRSCAAVDAALAERGLRRTIALVAPGFQAALSMALASDFVAVMPAPFVHWAMATMPLQTFTLPFALPAVDVEQCWHQRQHADPVHAWLRGHVKAVCAHPAG; encoded by the coding sequence ATGACCCTCCAGACGCTCGACCTCAATCTCCTCGTCGACCTCGACGCCCTGCTGCAGGCGGGCAGCGTGGCGGGCGCGGCGCAACGCCTGCACGTGAGCGCGCCCGCGATGAGCCGCCGCCTCGCGCGCCTGCGCGACGCGTTCGGCGACCCGTTGTTCGTGCCGGCCGGGCGCGGCCTCGTCCCCACGTCGCGCGCGCTGGCGCTGCGCGAAGCCGTCGCCGCCGCCATCGACCAGGTGCGCGGCGTGCTGCAGCCGCCGCGACTGGATCTCGCGACCGTGGAGAGGACGTTCACCCTCCGCGCCAACGACGGCTTCGCGGGCGCGTGGGCCGCGCGCCTGGCGGCCGCGATGCGCGCCGAGGCGCCGGGTATCGCGCTGCAGTTCCTGCCGCGCGCGAGCCGCGACCCGGACGCCTTGCGCAGCGGCGAGGTCGACCTGGACATCCTCGTCGTGAAGGCGCCGGAGCCGGGCATTTTCACCGAGCGGCTGTTCACGGCGTCGTTCGTGGGCGTCGTCCGCCGTGGCCACCCCTTGTGCGCCGGGCGGCGCCGGGCGAAAATCGCGGCGGAGGAGTTCGTCGCATGGCAGCACATCGCCACGTCGCCCGGCCGGCGCTCGTGCGCGGCCGTCGACGCGGCGCTGGCCGAGCGGGGCCTGCGCCGTACCATCGCGCTGGTCGCGCCGGGCTTCCAGGCCGCGCTGTCGATGGCGCTGGCGTCGGACTTCGTCGCCGTGATGCCGGCGCCGTTCGTGCACTGGGCGATGGCGACCATGCCGCTGCAGACGTTTACACTACCGTTCGCGTTGCCGGCCGTGGATGTGGAACAGTGCTGGCACCAGCGCCAGCATGCCGACCCCGTCCATGCGTGGCTGCGCGGCCACGTCAAGGCCGTGTGTGCGCACCCGGCCGGCTGA